The Rhodoferax sediminis genome has a segment encoding these proteins:
- the murJ gene encoding murein biosynthesis integral membrane protein MurJ: protein MSLLKSASTVSLLTLASRVTGLVRDVLFASVYGVSPMTDAFYVAFRIPNLFRRVFGEGAFSQAFVPVLSACKAEHGDAGAHALIDHVATLLTWVLLLVCAAGVAGAPVLVWALASGFEQQGFDATVVMTRWMFPYIGFMSLVALAGGILNTWRKFAVPAVSPVLLNVALILAIVVASPLFKRHGIEPIYSQCVGVILGGVLQLGVQWVALKRLGMLPRLGRSVAAMKAAWADPGTRKVLRLMGPALLGVSVAQISLLINTQIASHLAPGSVTWITNADRLMEFPTAMLGVALGVVLMPQLAAARASRNDLEYSAMLDWGLRLVVLLSVPCAVGLLLFAKPLVATLFDYRAFTALDVGRTAAALMNYGVGLLGIVAIKILAPGFYARQDTATPMRIAACVLVFVQVLNYFLVPSLQHAALTLSISIGALVNALWLLAVLVRRGSYRPLPGWGMYLMQVIAASALLAVFLMWGASAFDWTGLRAEKFKRIWLLALMLSSSSAIYFVALWGAGLRVRKLLRH, encoded by the coding sequence GTGTCTTTGCTCAAGTCTGCTTCCACTGTCTCCCTGCTGACCCTGGCTTCGCGCGTGACCGGCCTGGTGCGCGATGTGCTGTTTGCATCGGTGTACGGGGTCAGTCCGATGACGGACGCGTTCTATGTGGCCTTTCGCATTCCCAACCTGTTTCGCCGGGTTTTTGGCGAGGGGGCGTTCAGCCAGGCCTTTGTGCCGGTGCTGTCGGCCTGCAAGGCCGAGCATGGCGATGCCGGCGCGCATGCGCTGATCGATCATGTCGCCACGCTCCTGACATGGGTGCTGCTGCTGGTGTGTGCGGCCGGCGTGGCGGGTGCGCCCGTGCTGGTCTGGGCCCTGGCCAGTGGCTTTGAGCAGCAAGGGTTCGACGCAACGGTGGTCATGACGCGCTGGATGTTCCCTTACATCGGCTTCATGTCCCTCGTGGCGCTGGCGGGTGGCATCCTGAACACCTGGCGCAAGTTTGCAGTGCCGGCGGTGTCGCCGGTGTTGCTGAACGTGGCCCTGATCCTGGCCATCGTAGTGGCCAGCCCGCTGTTCAAGCGCCATGGCATAGAGCCGATCTATTCCCAATGCGTGGGCGTGATACTGGGCGGTGTCCTGCAGCTGGGGGTGCAATGGGTCGCACTCAAGCGCCTGGGCATGCTGCCCCGCCTAGGGCGCAGCGTGGCGGCCATGAAGGCCGCCTGGGCCGACCCCGGCACCCGCAAGGTCCTGCGCCTGATGGGTCCGGCGCTGCTGGGCGTGAGCGTGGCGCAGATATCGCTGCTGATCAACACCCAGATCGCCTCGCACCTGGCACCTGGCAGCGTGACCTGGATCACCAATGCCGACCGGCTCATGGAGTTTCCCACGGCCATGCTGGGCGTCGCGCTGGGCGTGGTGCTGATGCCGCAACTGGCGGCGGCCCGGGCCAGCCGCAACGACCTTGAGTATTCGGCCATGCTGGACTGGGGCCTGCGCCTGGTGGTTCTGCTGTCGGTTCCCTGCGCCGTCGGCTTGCTGCTGTTTGCCAAGCCGCTGGTGGCGACGCTGTTTGACTACCGGGCCTTCACCGCACTGGACGTCGGGCGCACCGCTGCCGCCCTGATGAATTACGGCGTGGGACTGCTCGGCATTGTGGCCATCAAGATACTCGCGCCCGGCTTCTATGCGCGCCAGGACACCGCCACGCCCATGCGCATTGCGGCGTGCGTGCTGGTGTTCGTCCAGGTGCTCAATTATTTCCTGGTGCCGTCGCTGCAGCATGCGGCGCTGACGCTGTCGATCAGCATCGGCGCGCTGGTCAATGCGCTGTGGCTGCTGGCGGTCCTGGTGCGGCGCGGCAGCTACCGGCCGTTGCCGGGCTGGGGCATGTATTTGATGCAGGTGATTGCGGCCAGCGCCTTGCTCGCCGTGTTCTTGATGTGGGGCGCCAGCGCTTTCGACTGGACCGGGTTGCGTGCCGAAAAATTCAAGAGAATTTGGCTGCTAGCCCTTATGTTGTCTTCCTCTAGTGCTATTTATTTTGTAGCTCTGTGGGGCGCCGGCTTGAGAGTCCGCAAACTCCTGCGGCATTGA
- a CDS encoding SDR family NAD(P)-dependent oxidoreductase, giving the protein MADRRKAIVTGAASGIGAATLLELARTGYDVVGLDINVAGVLQVAQRAGVLGVRSLGLGVDVADEAALVAAFARACEWLGGLDALTTCAGVADTTPFMDITVDTFREVYAVNVIGTFVCLREAARYMQPGGRICTVASVAGLRGGGLSGTAAYAASKGGVLALTKNAARALADKGISVNTVAPGATLTPMIEEAWKNEAHRKRVEGMAVQNRTAAPEEIAKSIVFLLSPDASIVTGATLVADGGLVMY; this is encoded by the coding sequence ATGGCTGACAGGCGCAAGGCGATCGTCACGGGGGCGGCCAGTGGCATCGGCGCTGCGACGCTGCTGGAGCTGGCACGCACGGGTTACGACGTCGTGGGCTTGGACATCAACGTAGCCGGCGTGCTGCAGGTGGCGCAGCGCGCCGGCGTCCTCGGCGTGCGCAGTCTGGGGCTGGGGGTCGATGTCGCCGACGAGGCTGCCCTGGTGGCCGCGTTTGCCCGGGCCTGCGAATGGCTGGGCGGCCTCGATGCCCTCACGACCTGCGCCGGCGTGGCGGACACGACGCCATTCATGGACATCACGGTGGACACGTTTCGCGAGGTGTACGCCGTCAACGTCATTGGCACCTTTGTGTGTCTGCGCGAAGCGGCCCGCTACATGCAGCCCGGCGGGCGCATCTGCACCGTGGCCAGTGTGGCCGGGCTGCGCGGCGGCGGCCTCTCGGGCACCGCGGCTTACGCCGCCAGCAAGGGCGGTGTGCTGGCCCTGACCAAGAACGCCGCGCGGGCGCTTGCCGACAAGGGAATCAGCGTGAACACCGTCGCGCCTGGTGCGACACTCACGCCGATGATCGAAGAGGCCTGGAAGAACGAGGCGCACCGCAAGCGTGTCGAGGGCATGGCGGTCCAAAACCGGACCGCGGCGCCCGAGGAAATCGCCAAGAGCATTGTCTTCCTGCTGTCGCCCGACGCCTCGATCGTGACCGGCGCGACACTGGTGGCCGATGGCGGTCTGGTCATGTACTAG
- the rpsT gene encoding 30S ribosomal protein S20 → MASAKPKKKNPRLASGRKRVRQDVKINAANTSLRSKYRTAVKNVEKAVLAGDKAKATELFGKMQAVVDTVADKGIFHKNKAARDKSRLSTKVKALATAA, encoded by the coding sequence ATGGCCTCAGCCAAACCCAAAAAGAAGAACCCGCGCCTCGCGTCGGGCCGCAAACGCGTCCGCCAGGACGTCAAGATCAACGCCGCGAACACCTCGCTGCGTTCCAAATACCGCACCGCGGTGAAAAACGTCGAAAAAGCCGTTCTTGCCGGGGACAAAGCCAAGGCCACCGAGCTGTTTGGCAAGATGCAGGCCGTGGTGGACACCGTGGCCGACAAGGGCATCTTCCACAAGAACAAGGCCGCTCGCGACAAGAGCCGCCTGAGCACCAAGGTGAAAGCCCTGGCCACCGCCGCCTGA
- the hemW gene encoding radical SAM family heme chaperone HemW, whose protein sequence is MKDIQHYMRPGTLQLFTLPPLALYVHLPWCIRKCPYCDFNSHEMKPGEMPEQRYLDALVADLEAALPLIWGRTIHSVFIGGGTPSLFSPRAIDRLLGDIRARLRLEANCEITLEANPGTFEKDRFKAFRGAGVTRLSVGVQSFNDAHLKALGRVHDRAQALAAVEEAAASFDTFNLDIMYALPGQTLQDVEQDIQTALGLEPPHISIYHLTIEPNTYFAKFPPVVPEDDLAYAMLDRITELTTAAGLERYEVSAYARPGHRCAHNLNYWQFGDYLGIGAGAHSKLSFAHRIVRQVRFREPRLYMDNALVGQAVAQDEEVGRAELPFEFMLNALRLKDGFELSRFSERTGLALTAIKQGLVEAEQKGLIERDFVSVKPTVRGFDFLSDLQAMFLAA, encoded by the coding sequence ATGAAGGACATTCAGCATTACATGCGGCCCGGTACCTTGCAACTGTTCACATTGCCGCCGCTGGCACTGTACGTGCACCTGCCCTGGTGCATCCGCAAGTGCCCGTATTGCGATTTCAATTCGCACGAAATGAAGCCGGGCGAGATGCCCGAGCAGCGCTACCTCGATGCGCTGGTGGCCGATCTGGAGGCCGCGCTGCCGCTGATCTGGGGCCGCACGATTCACAGTGTGTTCATCGGCGGCGGCACGCCGAGCCTGTTCTCGCCGCGGGCGATCGACCGGCTGCTGGGCGACATCCGGGCGCGACTGCGGCTGGAGGCCAACTGCGAGATCACGCTGGAGGCCAATCCGGGCACCTTCGAGAAGGACCGCTTCAAGGCGTTTCGCGGCGCGGGCGTCACGCGTCTGTCGGTGGGCGTGCAGAGCTTCAACGATGCGCATCTGAAGGCGCTGGGCCGGGTGCACGATCGGGCCCAGGCGCTCGCCGCCGTCGAAGAGGCAGCGGCCTCGTTCGACACCTTCAACCTCGACATCATGTATGCGCTGCCCGGCCAGACGCTACAAGATGTAGAGCAGGATATCCAGACTGCGCTTGGGCTGGAACCTCCTCACATCTCGATCTACCACCTGACGATCGAACCCAACACCTATTTCGCCAAATTCCCGCCGGTCGTGCCAGAGGATGATCTGGCCTACGCCATGCTGGACCGCATCACGGAGCTGACCACCGCGGCCGGGCTTGAGCGCTACGAGGTCTCGGCCTACGCTCGTCCTGGCCACCGCTGCGCGCACAACCTGAACTATTGGCAGTTTGGCGACTATCTGGGCATTGGCGCGGGCGCCCACAGCAAGCTGAGTTTTGCGCACCGCATCGTGCGCCAGGTACGCTTTCGCGAGCCCAGGTTGTACATGGATAACGCGCTGGTCGGGCAGGCCGTGGCGCAGGACGAGGAGGTCGGCCGCGCCGAGCTGCCGTTCGAGTTCATGCTGAATGCGCTGCGTCTGAAGGACGGGTTCGAGCTCTCCCGGTTTTCCGAGCGCACCGGCCTGGCGCTTACCGCCATCAAGCAAGGACTCGTCGAGGCAGAACAGAAGGGGCTGATCGAGCGCGACTTTGTCAGCGTCAAGCCGACCGTGCGCGGCTTCGATTTCTTGAGCGACCTGCAGGCGATGTTCCTGGCTGCATAG
- a CDS encoding DUF3579 domain-containing protein, with protein MATSPTKEVFIQGITRDGKTFRPSDWAERLAGVMSPFRPGGAKAGSHLSYSPWCFPTTLGGVKCVVVNRALRDYDVMAWDFCLNFARDNDLQTIEACLLPDPSKA; from the coding sequence ATGGCCACCAGTCCCACCAAAGAAGTCTTTATCCAGGGTATCACTCGCGATGGCAAGACCTTTCGTCCCAGCGACTGGGCCGAGCGGCTGGCCGGCGTCATGAGTCCGTTTCGCCCTGGCGGGGCCAAGGCGGGCAGTCACCTCAGCTACTCGCCCTGGTGCTTTCCGACGACGCTGGGCGGTGTGAAGTGCGTGGTCGTGAACCGCGCCTTGCGCGACTACGATGTGATGGCCTGGGACTTCTGCCTGAACTTCGCCAGGGACAATGATTTGCAGACGATCGAGGCTTGTCTGCTGCCCGATCCGTCCAAAGCCTGA
- a CDS encoding thiamine pyrophosphate-dependent dehydrogenase E1 component subunit alpha produces the protein MTDERLLDLYRLMRRIRAFEDAAEIASQGGVAAWGLAASSKPALVRGPLHLSTGQEAVAAGVCISLQKEDLLTSTHRGHGHTLAKGANSSRMMCELFGRATGYNKGKGGSMHIADFSVGMLGANGVVAAGIPIATGAAHALKIRRQPHIVACFFGDGAANRGPFLEGLNWAQVYRLPVLFVCEDNRISATTPTDTMTAGEGVSARARALAIPSLKVDGNDVEAVDQAAARLIAEVRGGGGPRFLHAVTYRFKGHVSVDPGTYRNPEEVAAAKLAGPLRLAAGKLIARGVSQAVIERIDSEAQAEIEHALQVAEAAPWPEASAAYEDILNTGAGIWQ, from the coding sequence ATGACTGATGAACGGTTGCTGGACTTGTACCGGCTGATGCGGCGTATCCGCGCCTTTGAAGATGCCGCCGAAATTGCCAGCCAGGGCGGGGTCGCCGCTTGGGGTCTGGCCGCCTCCTCCAAGCCCGCGCTGGTGCGCGGCCCCCTGCATTTGTCCACGGGCCAGGAAGCGGTAGCGGCAGGGGTTTGCATCAGCCTGCAAAAAGAAGACCTGCTGACCTCCACGCACCGTGGCCATGGCCACACGCTGGCCAAGGGCGCGAATAGCAGCCGCATGATGTGCGAGTTGTTCGGCCGCGCCACGGGCTACAACAAGGGCAAGGGCGGCTCCATGCACATCGCCGATTTTTCGGTGGGCATGCTGGGCGCGAACGGCGTGGTGGCGGCCGGCATCCCGATCGCCACGGGCGCGGCGCATGCGCTCAAGATTCGCAGGCAGCCCCACATCGTGGCCTGCTTTTTTGGCGACGGCGCCGCCAACCGCGGGCCGTTTCTGGAGGGGCTGAACTGGGCGCAGGTCTACCGGTTGCCCGTGTTGTTCGTCTGTGAAGACAACCGCATTTCCGCCACCACGCCCACGGACACCATGACGGCAGGCGAGGGCGTGTCGGCGCGTGCCAGGGCGCTGGCGATTCCATCGCTCAAGGTGGATGGCAATGACGTGGAAGCCGTGGACCAGGCCGCCGCGCGGTTGATCGCGGAAGTCCGCGGCGGTGGCGGCCCGCGCTTTTTGCACGCGGTGACCTATCGTTTCAAAGGGCATGTCTCGGTCGATCCCGGCACCTACCGGAACCCCGAAGAAGTCGCGGCGGCCAAGCTCGCCGGCCCGCTGCGGCTCGCTGCCGGCAAGCTGATCGCGCGCGGCGTGAGCCAGGCGGTGATCGAGCGGATCGACAGTGAGGCCCAGGCCGAAATCGAACACGCGCTGCAGGTCGCCGAGGCGGCGCCCTGGCCCGAGGCCAGCGCGGCCTACGAGGACATCCTCAATACCGGCGCGGGGATATGGCAATGA
- a CDS encoding aspartate aminotransferase family protein — translation MNAAVPPFLEAASPHTMNTYARVPIALSHGHGCRVWDINGKPYLDALGGIAVNTLGHNHPRLVPALQDQISKIIHSSNYYHVPNQEKLAAKLVELSGLTNVFFCSTGLEANEAALKLARKFGHDKGIERPEIVVYEHAFHGRSIATLSATGNEKVQKGFGPLVEGFIRVPLNDIEALKAATAGNPNVVAVFFETIQGEGGINPMRIEYLQQVRQLCDERDWLLMIDEVQCGMGRTGKWFAHQWAGIKPDVMPLAKGLGSGVPIGAVVAGPKAANIFQPGNHGTTFGGNPLAMRAGVETIRIMEEDGLLQNAVKVGAHLRAALTRELAAELKDPAGVKEIRGMGLMLGIELARPCGELVKRCADKGLLISVTADSVIRLVPPLIMTPAEADEVVAILCPLIKQLLAETP, via the coding sequence ATGAACGCTGCCGTGCCCCCGTTTCTCGAAGCCGCCTCCCCGCACACCATGAACACCTACGCCCGGGTGCCGATTGCGCTGTCGCATGGGCACGGTTGCCGCGTCTGGGACATCAACGGCAAGCCCTACCTCGATGCGCTGGGCGGCATTGCGGTCAACACGCTGGGCCACAACCACCCCCGGCTGGTGCCCGCGCTGCAGGACCAGATCAGCAAGATCATCCACAGCTCCAACTACTACCATGTGCCCAACCAGGAAAAGCTGGCGGCGAAGCTGGTGGAGCTGTCGGGCCTGACCAATGTGTTTTTCTGCTCCACCGGTCTCGAGGCGAACGAGGCGGCGCTCAAGCTGGCGCGCAAGTTTGGCCACGACAAGGGCATCGAGCGGCCCGAGATCGTGGTCTACGAGCACGCCTTCCATGGCCGCAGCATCGCGACGCTGTCGGCCACCGGCAACGAGAAAGTGCAAAAGGGCTTCGGCCCGCTGGTGGAAGGCTTCATTCGCGTGCCGCTGAACGACATCGAGGCGCTCAAGGCCGCCACCGCCGGCAACCCGAACGTGGTGGCGGTGTTCTTTGAGACCATCCAGGGCGAAGGCGGCATCAACCCGATGCGCATCGAGTACCTGCAGCAGGTGCGCCAGCTGTGCGACGAACGCGACTGGCTGCTGATGATCGACGAGGTGCAGTGCGGCATGGGCCGCACCGGCAAGTGGTTCGCGCACCAGTGGGCCGGCATCAAGCCCGACGTGATGCCGCTGGCCAAGGGCCTGGGCTCGGGCGTGCCGATCGGCGCGGTGGTGGCCGGCCCGAAAGCCGCCAACATTTTCCAGCCGGGCAACCATGGCACCACCTTCGGCGGCAACCCGCTGGCGATGCGCGCCGGGGTGGAGACCATCCGCATCATGGAAGAAGACGGCCTGCTGCAAAACGCTGTCAAGGTCGGCGCCCACCTGCGAGCCGCGCTGACCCGCGAGCTGGCCGCCGAGCTGAAAGATCCGGCGGGCGTCAAGGAAATCCGCGGCATGGGACTGATGCTCGGCATCGAGCTGGCCAGGCCCTGTGGCGAGCTGGTCAAGCGCTGCGCCGACAAGGGGCTGTTGATCAGCGTCACGGCCGACAGCGTGATCCGCCTGGTGCCGCCCTTGATCATGACCCCGGCGGAGGCGGACGAAGTGGTGGCCATCCTGTGCCCGCTCATCAAGCAACTGCTGGCGGAGACGCCATGA
- the argF gene encoding ornithine carbamoyltransferase, protein MKHYLQFSDLGAGDYAYLFERAALIKKKFKAYEKHQPLIDRTLVMIFEKASTRTRVSFEAGMYQLGGTVVNLTTEGSQLGRAEPIEDSAKVISRMVDLVMIRTYEQTKIERFAAHSRVPVINGLTNEFHPCQILADIFTYIEHRGSIKGKTVAWVGDGNNMANTWLQAAEILGFTVHVSTPSGYEVDQSVAGLRSTDSYKVFQNPMDACAGADLVTTDVWTSMGFEAENEARKRAFNDWCVDLDMMRAAKPDALFMHCLPAHRGEEVEADVIDGPQSVVWDEAENRMHAQKALMEYLLLGRVDPV, encoded by the coding sequence ATGAAGCACTACCTGCAATTTTCCGACCTCGGCGCGGGCGACTACGCCTACCTGTTTGAACGCGCAGCCCTGATCAAGAAAAAATTCAAGGCCTACGAAAAGCACCAGCCGCTGATTGACCGCACGCTGGTCATGATTTTCGAGAAGGCCTCGACCCGCACCCGCGTGAGCTTCGAGGCCGGCATGTACCAACTGGGCGGCACAGTGGTCAACCTCACCACCGAAGGCAGCCAGCTGGGCCGCGCCGAGCCGATCGAAGACAGCGCCAAGGTGATCAGCCGCATGGTGGACCTGGTGATGATCCGCACCTATGAGCAGACCAAGATCGAGCGCTTTGCCGCGCACTCGCGCGTGCCCGTCATCAACGGCCTGACCAACGAGTTCCACCCCTGCCAGATCCTGGCCGACATCTTCACGTACATCGAGCACCGGGGCTCCATCAAAGGCAAGACGGTGGCCTGGGTCGGCGACGGTAACAACATGGCCAACACCTGGCTGCAGGCGGCCGAGATCCTGGGCTTCACCGTGCATGTGAGCACACCCAGCGGCTACGAGGTGGATCAGTCGGTGGCCGGCCTGCGCTCCACCGACAGCTACAAGGTCTTCCAGAACCCGATGGACGCCTGCGCCGGGGCCGACCTGGTCACCACCGACGTCTGGACCAGCATGGGCTTCGAGGCCGAGAACGAGGCACGCAAAAGGGCCTTCAACGACTGGTGCGTGGACCTTGACATGATGCGTGCCGCCAAGCCCGATGCGCTGTTCATGCACTGCCTGCCCGCGCACCGCGGCGAAGAGGTCGAGGCCGACGTGATCGACGGCCCGCAGTCGGTCGTGTGGGACGAGGCCGAGAACCGCATGCACGCGCAAAAGGCGCTGATGGAGTATTTGCTGCTGGGACGCGTCGATCCAGTTTGA
- a CDS encoding alpha-ketoacid dehydrogenase subunit beta → MSEKMTYAQAACLALQEAMRADPRVVALGEDLGRGGVFGQYRGLPQEFGPERIIDTPISEANIMGAAVGMALAGLRPVVEMRVIDFALCAMDEIVNQAAKNRYMFGGQGRVPLVARMPIGIWSASAAQHSQSLEAWFTHMPGLVVVTPATPQDNYGLLKASLASGDPVIYMEHKELWGLEGEVTAGKEVPLGQARRLAQGHDLTIVTWSRGVGVTLQALALPALAGIRADVIDLRTLWPWDKDAVYQSVAKTGRLLVVHEAVQASGFGAEIAASAAQETGCRVRRLGAPRIPVGYAQVLENEARLTPEKIAGAVHALLAQLH, encoded by the coding sequence ATGAGCGAAAAAATGACCTATGCCCAGGCCGCGTGCCTTGCGCTGCAGGAGGCGATGCGCGCCGACCCCCGTGTCGTGGCGCTGGGCGAAGACCTGGGGCGCGGCGGCGTGTTCGGCCAGTACCGCGGCCTGCCGCAGGAGTTCGGCCCCGAGCGCATCATCGACACGCCGATTTCGGAAGCCAACATCATGGGTGCGGCGGTGGGCATGGCACTGGCCGGTTTGCGCCCGGTGGTGGAGATGCGCGTGATCGATTTCGCGCTCTGTGCGATGGACGAGATCGTCAACCAGGCCGCCAAGAACCGCTACATGTTTGGCGGGCAGGGACGTGTGCCGCTGGTCGCGCGCATGCCGATCGGCATCTGGTCGGCCTCGGCTGCGCAGCATTCGCAGTCGCTGGAGGCGTGGTTCACGCACATGCCCGGCCTGGTCGTGGTGACGCCCGCGACGCCGCAGGACAACTACGGTTTGCTCAAGGCCTCGCTGGCCTCGGGCGACCCCGTGATCTATATGGAGCACAAGGAGTTGTGGGGACTGGAGGGCGAGGTGACTGCTGGCAAGGAGGTTCCGCTGGGGCAGGCCAGGCGTCTGGCCCAGGGCCACGACCTGACCATTGTGACCTGGTCGCGCGGCGTCGGCGTCACCCTGCAGGCGCTGGCGTTGCCGGCGCTGGCAGGCATCCGTGCGGACGTCATCGACCTGCGCACCTTGTGGCCCTGGGACAAGGATGCGGTGTACCAATCGGTCGCCAAGACCGGGCGTTTGCTGGTGGTGCACGAGGCGGTCCAGGCATCGGGTTTTGGGGCCGAAATTGCGGCGAGCGCGGCGCAGGAGACCGGCTGCCGGGTCCGCCGCCTGGGCGCGCCGCGCATTCCTGTGGGTTATGCCCAGGTGCTCGAAAACGAGGCGCGCCTGACCCCTGAAAAAATCGCCGGCGCCGTGCATGCGCTGCTGGCCCAACTTCACTGA
- a CDS encoding TRAP transporter substrate-binding protein, protein MTGSSNPTITIPRRTFIQGAAGIGALACIGQPVFAQTAEFTLKWANNIPATHPSTIRIREAADAIKKETNGRVDIQVFPNNQLGGDTDMLSQVRSGAIDIFPLSGLILQTLVPVAGINGLAFAFKDYPTVWAAMDGDLGTYIRGAIDKVNLHTFDKCLDNGYRNITTSTKPINTAADLKGFKIRVPVSPLWTSMFKAFGAAPTGINFSEVYSALQTKVVEGQENPLAIIEIAKLYEVQKYCSMTRHMWDGQWILANGKRWNSLPRDIQAVINKNVALAVEKQRDDIRRLDNSVEAQLKAKGMIFNDPDPKSFRETLSKAGFYQDWRKKFGDEAMSKLEKYSGKLA, encoded by the coding sequence GTGACTGGATCATCCAACCCAACCATCACCATCCCGCGCCGTACCTTTATCCAGGGCGCCGCCGGCATCGGGGCGCTGGCCTGCATCGGGCAACCGGTCTTCGCGCAGACCGCCGAATTTACGCTGAAGTGGGCCAACAATATCCCGGCAACGCATCCATCGACCATTCGCATTCGCGAGGCGGCCGACGCGATCAAAAAAGAGACCAATGGCCGGGTCGATATTCAGGTGTTCCCCAACAACCAGCTGGGGGGCGACACCGACATGCTGTCGCAGGTGCGCTCGGGAGCCATCGATATCTTTCCTCTGTCCGGCCTGATTCTGCAGACGCTGGTGCCGGTGGCTGGCATCAATGGCCTGGCCTTCGCCTTCAAGGACTATCCAACGGTCTGGGCCGCCATGGACGGCGATCTGGGTACGTACATCCGTGGGGCCATCGACAAGGTCAATCTACACACCTTCGACAAGTGCCTGGACAATGGCTACCGCAACATCACCACATCGACCAAGCCGATCAACACGGCGGCCGACCTCAAGGGATTCAAGATCCGGGTGCCCGTGAGCCCCCTGTGGACGTCGATGTTCAAGGCCTTCGGCGCCGCGCCCACGGGCATCAACTTCAGCGAGGTGTACTCGGCGCTGCAGACCAAGGTCGTGGAAGGCCAGGAGAACCCGCTGGCCATCATTGAGATTGCCAAGCTCTATGAAGTGCAAAAATACTGCTCGATGACGCGCCACATGTGGGACGGCCAGTGGATTCTGGCCAACGGGAAACGCTGGAACTCGCTGCCCAGGGACATCCAGGCCGTGATCAACAAAAATGTCGCCCTGGCCGTGGAGAAGCAGCGCGACGACATCCGCCGGCTCGACAACAGCGTGGAGGCCCAGCTCAAGGCCAAGGGCATGATTTTCAACGACCCCGATCCCAAGTCATTCCGCGAGACCTTGTCCAAGGCCGGCTTCTATCAGGATTGGCGCAAGAAATTCGGTGATGAGGCGATGTCCAAACTGGAAAAATACTCCGGCAAGCTGGCCTGA